The following coding sequences are from one Acidimicrobiales bacterium window:
- a CDS encoding CapA family protein — translation MKRSAGRSALLVVTLVVAVIVLSRMPSSGSGADAALPDAPGASAAPRDPTSTPSTASTPRRGASTARSATTEVSGKARIRLRFAGDINFTGPLSAALASDPATALAAISPALHDADLSVANLETAVTSRGTAAAKQYAFRAPASSFTALEAAGLDVVTMANNHGLDFGLDGVDDALAASKSSGLPVIGIGRDEDQAYRPFETTIRGHRVAVIGATQVIDDNLIESWTATATHPGLASAKRVDRLLAEVRATRARTDTLVVFLHWGIETHTCPSETQETLARQLVDAGADIVVGSHAHRVEGGGRLGQAIVDYGLGNFAFDAPSAASSNSGIFQVAIGGGKPTSYEWLPAHIGGDNVPRLLTGAAKADADRTWDSQRACTGLDK, via the coding sequence GTGAAGCGCTCCGCTGGGCGATCGGCGCTGCTCGTCGTCACGCTCGTCGTGGCCGTGATCGTGCTCAGCCGCATGCCGTCCAGCGGCAGTGGGGCCGACGCCGCGCTACCCGACGCGCCGGGCGCCTCCGCCGCACCCCGTGACCCGACCTCGACCCCGAGCACCGCATCCACGCCGCGCCGCGGCGCCAGTACCGCCAGGTCCGCCACCACCGAGGTCAGCGGCAAGGCTCGGATCCGCTTGCGGTTCGCCGGCGACATCAATTTCACCGGCCCGTTGTCCGCGGCGCTCGCCAGTGATCCGGCCACGGCGCTGGCCGCGATCTCACCCGCGCTGCACGACGCCGACCTCTCCGTTGCCAACTTGGAGACGGCCGTCACCAGCCGGGGAACAGCTGCCGCGAAGCAATATGCGTTCCGGGCACCCGCTTCGTCGTTCACCGCGCTCGAGGCAGCGGGCCTCGACGTGGTCACGATGGCCAACAACCACGGCCTCGACTTCGGGCTCGATGGGGTTGACGACGCGCTGGCCGCGTCGAAGTCGTCGGGCCTGCCGGTCATCGGGATCGGCCGCGACGAAGATCAGGCGTACCGGCCGTTCGAGACCACGATCCGGGGCCACCGCGTGGCCGTGATCGGCGCGACGCAGGTCATCGACGACAACCTCATCGAATCGTGGACGGCCACCGCGACGCACCCGGGGCTGGCCTCGGCGAAGCGGGTGGACCGCCTGCTGGCCGAAGTGCGCGCCACCCGCGCGCGCACCGACACGCTGGTCGTGTTCCTCCACTGGGGGATCGAGACGCACACCTGCCCGAGCGAGACCCAAGAGACGCTCGCCCGCCAGCTGGTCGATGCCGGAGCCGACATCGTGGTCGGGAGCCACGCCCACCGGGTGGAAGGCGGGGGGCGGCTGGGCCAGGCCATCGTCGACTACGGCCTCGGTAACTTCGCATTCGACGCGCCGAGCGCGGCCAGCTCGAACTCGGGCATCTTCCAAGTCGCCATCGGCGGCGGCAAGCCGACGAGCTACGAGTGGCTGCCCGCCCACATCGGCGGCGACAACGTGCCGCGGCTGCTCACCGGGGCCGCCAAGGCCGACGCCGACCGCACGTGGGACAGCCAGCGCGCTTGCACCGGCCTCGACAAGTGA
- a CDS encoding FKBP-type peptidyl-prolyl cis-trans isomerase: protein MAADEKPHVFVPPGETPPTELEVDDLEVGNGQEATPGSQVEVHYVGVSWRTRQQFDASWDRGETFRFGLGQGQVIAGWDQGVAGMKVGGRRQITIPPHLAYGKQGAGGVIGPNETLVFVVDLLGVG, encoded by the coding sequence ATGGCCGCTGACGAGAAGCCCCACGTGTTCGTGCCTCCCGGCGAGACGCCGCCGACCGAGCTCGAAGTCGACGACCTCGAAGTCGGCAACGGGCAGGAAGCCACCCCGGGCTCGCAAGTCGAGGTCCACTACGTAGGCGTGTCGTGGCGCACCCGCCAGCAGTTCGATGCCTCGTGGGACCGCGGGGAGACGTTCCGGTTCGGGCTCGGCCAAGGTCAGGTCATCGCCGGTTGGGACCAGGGTGTGGCGGGGATGAAGGTCGGCGGTCGCCGCCAGATCACCATCCCGCCGCACCTCGCGTACGGCAAGCAGGGCGCCGGCGGCGTCATCGGCCCGAACGAGACGTTGGTGTTCGTGGTCGACCTGCTCGGCGTCGGCTGA
- a CDS encoding TetR/AcrR family transcriptional regulator, giving the protein MASTDATRAPARGPGRPRRSAAERRANRTRLLDAAFAAIRQHGAACSIEQMAAAAGVSKPVIHGEFGGKSGIAEAIALALAEQIEDRALAQVAEQGPPTLELAARSVLDSLITTVTDEPAVYAYLVRSLRADDRGLLDNALVTTLNEHTQVVVRTLSPDLDPDVLTVVTHGTFGLVFAAIESWQTTRKPERVVLLDALTAIVVQAFGAVREIVSPMP; this is encoded by the coding sequence GTGGCCAGCACCGACGCGACACGGGCTCCGGCCCGTGGTCCGGGTCGCCCACGAAGGTCCGCAGCCGAACGCCGAGCGAACCGCACCCGCCTGCTCGACGCGGCCTTCGCGGCCATCCGCCAGCACGGCGCGGCGTGCTCCATCGAGCAGATGGCGGCGGCGGCGGGCGTCTCCAAGCCGGTGATCCACGGCGAGTTCGGCGGCAAGTCGGGCATCGCCGAGGCGATCGCCCTCGCGCTCGCCGAACAGATCGAGGATCGGGCCCTGGCCCAAGTGGCCGAGCAGGGCCCGCCGACCCTGGAGCTTGCGGCACGTTCGGTGCTCGACTCGCTGATCACCACCGTCACCGACGAGCCCGCGGTGTACGCCTACTTGGTGCGGTCCCTGCGCGCCGACGACCGTGGGCTGCTCGACAACGCCCTGGTCACCACTTTGAACGAACACACGCAGGTGGTGGTCCGCACCCTGTCGCCCGACCTCGACCCCGACGTGCTCACCGTCGTCACCCACGGCACGTTCGGGCTGGTGTTCGCGGCGATCGAGTCGTGGCAGACGACCCGAAAACCCGAGCGTGTGGTGCTGCTCGACGCGCTGACCGCCATCGTGGTGCAGGCGTTCGGCGCGGTGCGCGAGATCGTCAGCCCGATGCCCTGA
- a CDS encoding bifunctional (p)ppGpp synthetase/guanosine-3',5'-bis(diphosphate) 3'-pyrophosphohydrolase translates to MPTVDRVLPWRRSAAPPAVEVAPLVNLYRAVHPKSPTDRIVHAYEVAAAAHQGQVRKSGEPYVQHPLAVASIVASQGLDDGSIVAALLHDAVEDTGVTLADIERDFGPDVAAVVDGVTKLDRVRFESKEEQQAATMRKMLVAMAKDLRVLIIKLADRLHNMRTLAAMPAWKQERTARETLDVYAPLAHRLGMQEVKQQLEDLAFATLHPKRYAEIDHMVSTRAPERDLYLFQVIEHVQERLKELRIDAEVTGRPKHLWSIYEKMVVKGRDFEEIFDLVGIRVTVQTVKDCYAALGSIHATWKPVQGRFKDYVAMPKFNLYQSLHTTVIGPLGKPVEVQIRTAEMHDRAERGVAAHWAYKDGSGKADDLVWLNRIVDWQSETSDPNEFMANLKVDLDQDEVYVFTPKGRVVTLAKGATPIDFAYAIHTEVGHACVGARVNGRLVPLDHPLSSGDSCEIFTSKVEGTGPSRDWLHIAATPRARAKIRQWFSRERREDAIDNGREDLARALRRAGLPVQKLAGEVLGEAVKSFNYHDLDALYAAIGEGHVNAQSAAARIGKMLRDGEQEEQLPVTPRAPRRRRGASVGVHVEGLDDVMVRLSRCCTPVPGDDIIGFITRGRGVSVHRADCANAVSLSTGQPARLIDVEWDETSAGTFVASIEVKALDRSRLLRDVSQTLADHHVNILSCTMSTGTDRVSKMRFDFELGDPSHLDVLLRSIRRIDSVYDAYRVVEGRGAKAAAPPRAGRAPGGSTAPGGSPSRPGATPADPTTPANGTTGAGPVNGAGTVNGAGADRGVRASG, encoded by the coding sequence GTGCCGACCGTCGATCGGGTGTTGCCGTGGCGCCGGAGCGCCGCGCCCCCGGCCGTCGAGGTAGCGCCGCTCGTCAACTTGTACCGGGCCGTCCACCCCAAGTCGCCGACCGACCGGATCGTCCATGCCTACGAGGTGGCGGCTGCCGCCCACCAGGGCCAGGTCCGCAAGTCCGGCGAGCCGTATGTGCAGCATCCGCTTGCCGTGGCGTCGATCGTCGCGTCGCAAGGTCTCGACGACGGCTCCATCGTGGCGGCGCTGTTGCACGACGCGGTCGAGGACACCGGCGTGACCCTTGCCGACATCGAGCGCGACTTCGGTCCTGACGTGGCGGCCGTGGTCGACGGCGTCACCAAGCTCGACCGGGTCCGCTTCGAGTCCAAGGAGGAGCAGCAGGCCGCCACCATGCGCAAGATGCTCGTGGCGATGGCCAAGGACCTCCGCGTCCTGATCATCAAGCTGGCCGACCGCCTCCACAACATGCGCACCCTGGCCGCCATGCCCGCGTGGAAGCAGGAACGGACTGCACGCGAGACGCTCGACGTCTACGCCCCACTCGCCCATCGCCTCGGCATGCAGGAGGTCAAGCAGCAGCTCGAGGATCTGGCGTTCGCCACGCTGCACCCGAAGCGGTACGCCGAGATCGACCACATGGTGTCCACGAGGGCACCCGAGCGCGACCTCTACTTGTTCCAGGTGATCGAGCACGTGCAGGAACGGCTCAAGGAGCTGCGCATCGACGCCGAGGTCACCGGGCGGCCGAAGCACCTGTGGTCGATCTACGAGAAGATGGTCGTCAAGGGCCGCGACTTCGAGGAGATCTTCGACCTCGTCGGCATCCGGGTCACCGTGCAGACGGTCAAGGACTGCTATGCCGCGCTGGGGTCGATCCACGCCACGTGGAAGCCGGTGCAAGGCCGGTTCAAGGACTACGTGGCCATGCCGAAGTTCAACCTCTACCAGTCGTTGCACACCACCGTGATCGGGCCGCTCGGCAAGCCGGTCGAGGTCCAGATCCGCACCGCCGAGATGCACGACCGGGCCGAGCGTGGGGTGGCTGCCCACTGGGCGTACAAGGACGGCAGCGGCAAGGCCGACGACCTGGTGTGGCTGAACCGCATCGTCGACTGGCAGTCGGAGACCTCCGATCCCAACGAGTTCATGGCGAACCTCAAGGTCGACCTCGACCAGGACGAGGTGTACGTCTTCACCCCGAAGGGCCGGGTCGTCACCTTGGCCAAGGGCGCCACGCCGATCGACTTCGCGTACGCCATCCACACCGAGGTCGGCCACGCATGTGTGGGTGCCAGGGTCAACGGTCGTCTCGTGCCGCTCGACCATCCACTGTCGTCGGGGGACTCGTGCGAGATCTTCACGTCGAAGGTCGAGGGCACCGGCCCGTCGCGCGACTGGCTGCACATCGCGGCCACACCCCGGGCCCGCGCCAAGATCCGCCAGTGGTTCTCACGCGAGCGGCGTGAGGACGCGATCGACAACGGCCGTGAGGACCTCGCTCGCGCGTTGCGACGTGCCGGGCTGCCGGTGCAGAAGCTCGCCGGCGAGGTGCTGGGCGAGGCGGTCAAGAGCTTCAACTACCACGACCTCGACGCGCTGTACGCGGCCATCGGCGAAGGCCACGTCAACGCCCAGTCGGCCGCCGCCCGCATCGGCAAGATGTTGCGCGACGGCGAGCAGGAAGAGCAGCTGCCCGTCACGCCGCGTGCGCCGCGACGGCGTCGCGGTGCCAGCGTCGGCGTGCACGTCGAGGGCCTCGACGACGTCATGGTGCGCCTCTCGCGGTGCTGCACACCAGTGCCGGGCGACGACATCATCGGCTTCATCACCCGAGGCCGGGGCGTGTCCGTCCACCGAGCCGACTGCGCCAACGCGGTGTCGCTGTCGACCGGGCAGCCCGCCCGCTTGATCGACGTCGAGTGGGACGAGACCTCAGCCGGCACGTTCGTGGCGTCGATCGAGGTGAAGGCGCTCGACCGCAGCCGGCTGCTGCGCGACGTGTCGCAGACCCTCGCCGATCACCACGTGAACATCTTGTCGTGCACCATGAGCACCGGCACCGACCGGGTCTCGAAGATGCGCTTCGACTTCGAGCTCGGCGACCCGTCGCACCTCGACGTGCTGCTCCGCTCGATCCGCCGGATCGACAGCGTGTACGACGCCTACCGCGTGGTCGAGGGCAGAGGCGCCAAAGCCGCGGCTCCTCCGCGCGCCGGCCGGGCGCCTGGCGGATCCACGGCACCGGGAGGTTCGCCATCGCGGCCGGGTGCCACGCCGGCCGACCCGACCACCCCGGCGAACGGAACGACCGGGGCGGGCCCGGTGAACGGGGCGGGCACCGTGAACGGGGCGGGCGCCGACCGCGGGGTCAGGGCATCGGGCTGA
- a CDS encoding type IV toxin-antitoxin system AbiEi family antitoxin domain-containing protein, with amino-acid sequence MKHHDTQTGLLAAQQYGLVSHEQARAVGMSQRQIDGWVRSGRWQAVARGVYRVAGVPTSWRQQTLTACLAAPPGAKASHFSAAALITAAAPPPDPHVTVAYGRSARGTVGVVHRSRVHPLDTTIVTAIPSTSPARTLVDCAGITTPERLATLVDEILHAGLTSPREIELAIERAGPRRRVAVLRSLLDPWRDGIEPGSPAEVRLVRQLIEWGFPQPETQIVIYDADGIPIARADVGWRAVKVGIEYDSRRWHGPSAWQHDEARHQAVVAAGWTLLHADKADLLPGDRSLRHALRRVWPAEERHSA; translated from the coding sequence ATGAAACATCACGACACGCAGACTGGCTTGCTCGCTGCCCAACAGTATGGGTTGGTCAGCCACGAGCAGGCCCGGGCCGTTGGGATGAGCCAGCGGCAGATCGACGGTTGGGTTCGGTCGGGACGGTGGCAGGCGGTGGCCCGGGGGGTGTACCGGGTCGCCGGTGTGCCGACGTCGTGGCGACAACAGACGTTGACTGCCTGCCTTGCGGCCCCGCCGGGTGCGAAGGCGTCGCATTTCAGCGCCGCCGCGCTGATCACCGCGGCTGCGCCACCTCCCGACCCTCACGTCACTGTCGCGTACGGCCGCTCGGCACGCGGCACCGTCGGCGTCGTGCACCGGAGCCGAGTCCACCCGCTCGACACCACGATCGTGACCGCCATCCCGTCGACGTCGCCCGCCCGCACACTGGTCGACTGCGCAGGGATCACGACCCCCGAGCGCCTGGCCACGCTCGTCGACGAGATCCTCCACGCCGGGCTGACCAGCCCGCGCGAGATCGAGCTCGCCATCGAACGGGCGGGACCACGTCGGCGCGTCGCTGTCCTGCGATCACTCCTCGATCCGTGGCGCGACGGGATCGAACCGGGCAGCCCCGCGGAAGTGCGTCTGGTGCGTCAGCTCATCGAGTGGGGCTTCCCACAACCCGAGACGCAGATCGTGATCTACGACGCCGACGGGATCCCCATCGCGCGGGCCGACGTCGGCTGGCGAGCGGTCAAGGTCGGCATCGAGTACGACTCCCGGCGATGGCACGGCCCGAGTGCCTGGCAGCACGACGAGGCCCGCCACCAGGCCGTCGTCGCCGCCGGGTGGACGTTGCTCCACGCAGACAAGGCCGACCTCCTCCCCGGTGACCGGTCGCTGCGCCACGCACTGCGCCGTGTCTGGCCCGCCGAGGAGCGCCACTCCGCCTGA
- a CDS encoding adenine phosphoribosyltransferase: MSGLAAGDVARLGALVRDIADFPEPGVVFKDITPLLADAAAFTLAVDGVVDHFAGAGIDVVVGVEARGFIVAAPVAYRFGAGFVPVRKAGKLPWEIEREEYDLEYGSGLLEIHRDGVQPGQRVLIVDDVLATGGTAAATATLVEGLGGTVAGMGFILELAFLGGRAKVATHDVVSLLTYPT, translated from the coding sequence GTGAGCGGCCTCGCGGCCGGCGACGTGGCCCGGTTGGGGGCGCTGGTGCGCGACATCGCCGACTTCCCCGAGCCGGGCGTCGTCTTCAAGGACATCACGCCGTTGCTGGCAGACGCCGCTGCGTTCACGCTCGCCGTCGACGGGGTGGTCGACCATTTCGCCGGTGCGGGCATCGACGTCGTGGTCGGGGTGGAGGCCCGCGGGTTCATCGTGGCCGCGCCGGTGGCCTACCGGTTCGGTGCCGGTTTCGTCCCGGTGCGCAAGGCCGGGAAGCTCCCGTGGGAGATCGAGCGGGAGGAGTACGACCTCGAGTACGGGTCGGGGCTGCTCGAGATCCACCGCGACGGGGTGCAGCCCGGGCAACGGGTGCTGATCGTCGACGACGTGCTCGCCACGGGCGGTACGGCCGCCGCGACCGCCACCTTGGTCGAGGGACTGGGTGGAACCGTCGCCGGGATGGGTTTCATCCTCGAGCTGGCGTTCCTCGGCGGACGCGCCAAGGTCGCCACCCACGACGTCGTGTCCCTCCTCACGTATCCCACCTGA
- the secF gene encoding protein translocase subunit SecF — protein MSADDEPREGDEAEAVADEMAESDDGATIDDTVDAGVDGEGADGTSLDADDEADVPAHADGLVGEAGSDEGEFGESDESDEGGSDEGDDAEGDDAEGEGDEGDEGDEGEGDESDDAGGDDDTSDAAESRRKRRAARAPRPPRQRPARARNGFFHRLYSFDANIDFKKGWKVAAVLSTLMVVISIGSLFVRELNLGIDFRGGIAWQFPGGDASTSQIRKAATDAGAKDPQVQRLGTSDFRVEVPPASSDAAKAAYEGKISTALAKASGQPLSVVEANLNEVGPTWGSDVSSKAIKALIFFLIAIFIYVWIRLEWKFAISAIAAVIHDVIVAVGVYSILRFEVTPATVIAFLTILGYSLYDTIVVYDKIRENQGRVTANGTMTYTDMCNLSANQTFMRSINTTLSAVIPVLSILIIGAWVMGAVTLEEFGLALLVGLISGAYSSIFIAAPMTAWIKEREPKYAEIRQRLSRLSDEERAEGLAAGSAARREAVVVGAGAGAGGARGEGRRAGGRVAAAGGASGSAPAGGSDGDLVGGAGADTRRRGAVPPRPSGTRSAGASITPRPRKHTPDRRKKK, from the coding sequence ATGAGCGCCGACGACGAGCCCCGCGAGGGCGACGAGGCCGAGGCCGTGGCCGACGAGATGGCCGAGTCCGACGACGGCGCGACGATCGACGACACCGTCGATGCCGGGGTCGACGGCGAGGGCGCGGACGGCACGTCGCTCGACGCCGACGACGAGGCCGACGTGCCGGCCCATGCCGACGGCTTGGTCGGCGAGGCCGGCAGTGACGAGGGCGAGTTCGGCGAGTCCGACGAGTCCGACGAGGGCGGCAGCGACGAGGGCGACGACGCCGAGGGCGACGACGCCGAGGGCGAGGGCGACGAGGGCGACGAGGGCGACGAGGGCGAGGGCGACGAATCCGACGACGCCGGTGGCGACGACGACACGTCCGACGCGGCGGAGAGCAGGCGGAAGCGGCGTGCGGCCCGGGCGCCACGCCCGCCGCGGCAGCGACCGGCCCGGGCGCGCAACGGCTTCTTCCACCGCCTGTACTCCTTCGACGCCAACATCGACTTCAAGAAGGGCTGGAAGGTCGCGGCAGTGCTGTCGACGCTGATGGTCGTCATCAGTATCGGCTCGCTGTTCGTGCGCGAGCTCAACTTGGGCATCGACTTCCGCGGCGGCATCGCCTGGCAGTTCCCGGGTGGCGACGCATCGACCAGCCAGATCCGCAAGGCCGCCACCGACGCCGGCGCCAAGGACCCGCAAGTGCAGCGGCTGGGCACGTCGGATTTCCGGGTCGAGGTGCCGCCGGCATCGAGCGACGCCGCGAAGGCCGCCTACGAAGGCAAGATCTCCACGGCTCTGGCGAAGGCCTCCGGCCAGCCGCTGTCGGTCGTCGAGGCCAACTTGAACGAAGTCGGCCCGACATGGGGCAGCGACGTCTCGTCGAAGGCCATCAAGGCGCTGATCTTCTTCCTGATCGCGATCTTCATCTACGTGTGGATCCGCCTCGAGTGGAAGTTCGCGATCTCCGCGATCGCGGCGGTGATCCACGACGTCATCGTGGCCGTCGGCGTCTATTCGATCCTTCGTTTCGAAGTCACGCCTGCGACCGTGATCGCGTTCCTCACGATCCTCGGTTACTCGCTGTACGACACGATCGTCGTCTACGACAAGATCCGCGAGAACCAGGGGCGGGTCACCGCCAACGGCACCATGACGTACACCGACATGTGCAACTTGTCGGCGAACCAGACCTTCATGCGGTCGATCAACACCACGTTGTCGGCGGTCATCCCGGTGCTGTCCATCCTCATCATCGGCGCCTGGGTGATGGGCGCCGTGACGCTCGAGGAGTTCGGCTTGGCGTTGCTGGTCGGCCTGATCTCCGGGGCGTACTCGTCGATCTTCATCGCCGCGCCGATGACGGCGTGGATCAAAGAACGTGAGCCGAAGTACGCCGAGATCCGCCAGCGGCTCAGTCGGCTGTCCGACGAGGAGCGCGCCGAAGGGCTCGCCGCGGGCTCCGCTGCCCGGCGCGAAGCCGTCGTGGTCGGTGCAGGCGCCGGAGCCGGCGGCGCGCGGGGCGAAGGCCGCCGGGCCGGTGGACGGGTCGCCGCCGCGGGCGGGGCGAGCGGCAGTGCCCCAGCCGGCGGCAGCGACGGCGATCTGGTCGGCGGCGCGGGGGCCGACACCCGGCGGCGTGGTGCGGTGCCACCCCGACCGTCGGGCACCCGGTCGGCGGGGGCCAGCATCACGCCACGGCCTCGCAAGCACACCCCGGATCGCCGGAAGAAGAAGTGA
- the secD gene encoding protein translocase subunit SecD, producing the protein MKGRREATTLVVFAVITLGLLGWTFAIGNKPLLGLDLKGGISATLQPLDKNVPSSSVEQAKEIIRNRIDALGVAEPDIVRQGKTVVISLPGVKDPEKAKEVIGRTAKMEFRAVMPAGTQATTGQWQAPNPFNAQVVAALKKQSTSTTTPRSSTSAAKGATTTTTTASTTGNSSSTTTPGTTAGSATSTSAAAGTQGRSVHVPATTTPPTTQPPASSSTTATTSGSTTTTTPTNPLVASAAKYGNPDVPQAVEACLASAPTDLSPTTGEVVLPGQIDHKQTYLDCYLMGPVNLQGEALSKSQPQLDNTGQWQVGVSVKTKFESKANRFMNACYDGNSDSSKGPICPITGQGDTGQRGRMAIVLDGQVISAPTVDALNLASNAGGFTITGNFSHSSANDLSLQLRYGALPVTFKEATFQKVSAKLGSDSLHAGLVSGLVGLALVAIYMLVFYRVLGLVAIASLGAASALLWVVIAYLGVHGGLALTLSGITGIIVSVGVAVDSNVVYFEHLREDTDKGRTLRGTVDRSFSDAWRVILSADLVSLIGAVILYYFTVGSVRGFAFYLGLSTILDLVASWFLMRPAVLLLARSAFFQDRPRMLGVSHRHHTDLADDGRVDDTTVAGAEA; encoded by the coding sequence GTGAAGGGCCGTCGCGAGGCCACCACGCTGGTCGTCTTCGCTGTGATCACCCTCGGCTTGTTGGGGTGGACGTTCGCGATCGGCAACAAGCCGCTGCTGGGCCTCGACCTCAAGGGCGGCATCTCCGCCACGCTCCAGCCGCTCGACAAGAACGTGCCGTCGTCATCGGTGGAGCAGGCCAAGGAGATCATCCGCAACCGCATCGACGCCCTCGGTGTGGCCGAGCCCGACATCGTGCGCCAAGGCAAGACGGTGGTCATCTCGTTGCCCGGTGTGAAGGACCCCGAGAAGGCCAAAGAGGTCATCGGGCGTACCGCCAAGATGGAGTTCCGGGCGGTGATGCCGGCGGGCACGCAAGCGACCACGGGGCAATGGCAGGCGCCGAACCCGTTCAACGCGCAAGTCGTCGCCGCGCTGAAGAAGCAGTCCACCTCCACCACCACGCCGCGCTCGTCGACCTCGGCCGCCAAGGGCGCCACCACGACCACCACCACTGCCAGCACGACCGGCAACTCGAGCAGCACGACCACGCCCGGCACCACCGCGGGGTCGGCCACGTCGACCAGCGCCGCCGCCGGTACCCAAGGTCGCAGCGTCCACGTGCCGGCAACGACCACGCCACCCACCACGCAGCCGCCGGCCTCGTCGTCGACCACCGCCACGACCTCGGGCTCGACCACCACCACGACGCCCACCAACCCACTCGTGGCGTCGGCCGCCAAGTACGGCAACCCCGACGTGCCCCAGGCGGTGGAGGCCTGCCTGGCGAGCGCGCCCACCGACTTGTCACCCACCACCGGTGAGGTCGTGCTGCCCGGCCAGATCGACCACAAGCAGACGTACCTCGACTGCTACCTGATGGGGCCGGTCAACCTCCAGGGCGAGGCCCTCAGCAAGTCGCAGCCGCAGCTCGACAACACGGGCCAGTGGCAGGTGGGCGTCAGCGTCAAGACCAAGTTCGAGAGCAAGGCGAACCGGTTCATGAACGCCTGCTACGACGGCAACTCCGACTCGTCGAAGGGTCCGATCTGCCCGATCACCGGCCAAGGCGACACCGGCCAACGCGGGCGGATGGCCATCGTGCTCGACGGCCAGGTGATCTCGGCGCCCACGGTCGACGCGCTGAATCTGGCGTCGAACGCCGGCGGCTTCACGATCACCGGCAACTTCTCGCACTCGAGCGCCAACGATCTGTCGCTGCAGCTCCGCTACGGCGCGCTGCCGGTCACGTTCAAGGAAGCCACGTTCCAGAAGGTGTCCGCCAAGTTGGGCTCGGACTCGCTGCACGCCGGCCTGGTGTCCGGCCTGGTCGGGCTCGCCCTCGTGGCCATCTACATGTTGGTCTTCTACCGGGTGCTCGGGTTGGTGGCCATCGCCAGCCTGGGTGCTGCCTCGGCGCTGTTGTGGGTGGTGATCGCCTACCTCGGCGTGCACGGTGGCCTGGCGCTCACCTTGTCGGGCATCACCGGCATCATCGTGTCGGTCGGCGTGGCCGTCGACTCCAACGTCGTGTACTTCGAGCACTTGCGAGAAGACACCGACAAGGGCCGCACGTTGCGCGGCACCGTCGACCGGTCGTTCAGCGACGCCTGGCGCGTGATCCTGTCGGCCGACCTCGTGTCGCTGATCGGCGCCGTGATCCTCTACTACTTCACGGTCGGCTCGGTGCGCGGCTTCGCGTTCTACCTGGGTCTGTCCACGATCCTCGACCTGGTGGCGTCGTGGTTCCTCATGCGCCCGGCCGTCTTGTTGCTGGCCCGCAGCGCGTTCTTCCAGGACCGGCCCCGCATGCTCGGCGTGTCGCACCGCCACCACACCGACCTCGCCGATGACGGCCGGGTCGACGACACCACCGTCGCAGGAGCCGAGGCATGA